The Verrucomicrobium spinosum DSM 4136 = JCM 18804 DNA segment GCAGACCATTCATCAAATGACGCAGACGACAGTGGAAAGTGTGCACGCGTTCCAGCAAATCATAGGGGCCACCAGTCAGCAGCAGATAGGCTTTGACCAGGTGACGCAGGGGATGCGCGATATCAGGCAGGCGGCTGAGCAGACCGCCATTGGGACCGCCCAGCTTGAGAAGGCGCTGGGCAATCTCAACGAACTCAGCATCCAGCTCCGCATGGCGGTTGGCAAGTATCAGCTATAATTGCTGCTCTCCCCCTTCATTCGGTTCCGAATTTTGAAGCTCCTTCGTGTCGTCCTCTTCTGACATCCAACAGCGTGTGCTCGCGGCGTTCCGTTTGGAATATCGTGAGCAGGTCGCCGTGCTCCGCTCGCTGGTGGAGGCCTGGCCCTTGGCGGAGGGGCCCTTGTTCGATGAGGCATTCCGCATGGCCCATAGCATGAAGGGTGGGGCGCGGGTCTGTGATCTTCTGGATGTAGAACATCTGGCGCATGATCTTGAAAGCCTGCTTTCTGAAGTGGCCAAAAGGCACGTTCCGGCGGATGACGCCGCGAAAGAACGGATGATCCAGATTATTGATGAGGTGGATGACCTCATGATTCTGGAATGCAGCGGGGCAACCGGCCTGGGCACCGATGCGAGCATGACGCCGACAGAGTCTTTCGTGAACCAGGAGCCTGAAGTGGCGTCCCATTCCGAGCTTGAGCCCGGAGACCGCCTGCCTGTTGCCAAAAAGGCGGTGCCGACGGGCGGGGGCGGGCACGACAGCTTGAGGATCCATGCAGGTCATCTGGACAGGCTGTTGCAATCCAGTGGACAACTCGTGGCAGAGGCCTCAAGGCAGGAGGCCTTGGGCCGTGAACTGGAAGAGTTGTTTGAGCAAACCGAGGCGCTGCGGCGATCCAGTGACCGCAATACGGCGGGTCCGGCAGAACTGCACGCTGGCCTGGTGGCGCTGAGCAAGCAGCTCCAGCGTGTGCGATTGCAGCAGCAGCAGGCGGGATGGTCTCTGCGTACATTGGGCGAGCGCCAGTTGGAAGAAGTGCGTCACATTGGGATGGTCCCCATCAACACCGTCTTTGAGGGATTTCCCAAGATGATGCGTGATCTGGCGGCCGAGACCGGGAAGAAAGTGGATTTCACAATCAACGGTGGCGAACTGCAAGCAGATCGTGCCGTGCTGCAATCTCTAAAGGATCCCGTGATGCACGCTCTTCGGAACGCGATGGCGCATGGGATCGAGTCGCCCTCCAGACGTCGAGCGACGGGGAAAGATGAGACTGGAGCGGTCCGGTTGGACATTGAGGTAATCGGACAGGTGCTGAGGCTTTCGGTCTCGGATGATGGCCAGGGGGTGGATCTTTCTTCAGTGCGTGCGCAGGCGCTGCGTAATCGTCTGGTGACTCCAGAGGTGGCCGAAAACTTGGAGGACTTCCAGTGGCTGGACATTCTTTTTGAGCCACGTTTTTCCACGACGGCGGAGGTCACCCGTGTCTCGGGGCGGGGAGTTGGCCTGTCCGTGGTGAAAGACCGCGCCACCCAGTTGCAGGGCTCTGCACGCATGCTGCAAAACCCGGGAGGGGGCTGTCAGTTGATCGTGGAAGTGCCTGTAAGTGTGTCCACCCATCGCCTCCTGCTGGTGCGTACGGCGGGGCGGACCTTTGCGCTGGGCATGCGTGGGCTGGATTCGCTGCATCGGGTGACGAATGTGCACACCGTGGAAGGACGCTCCGTGATCATGCATGAAGGACGGCCCGTCCCCCTGGTGACGCTGGGGCCTGCGTGCGGGTTGCCGCCGAGTCTGGTTCGTCATGAGGACGGTCACTTGCTCGTGGCGGTTTTGAAAGGGGATCGACCCCTGGCTCTCAATGTGGAGGAGTTCGTGGGTGAGACCAGTGCCCTCATCAAGGCCCTGCCGCATCCGGCTTCGTTGTCGCCGCACTTCTCAGGTGCCATTTTTCTGGAAGGGGGCGAAGTGGCTCTGGTCATCAATCTTCCGGGTTTGATGCAACGTTTCCTTGGAGCCACTTTGCGCGAAGAGAAGCCTGCGGCGACGGTCAGAAAAAAGCCGGTCGTCCTGGTGGTGGACGACTCCTTCACTGCCCGTACGCTTCAGAAATCCATCCTGGAAGCTGCCGGCTACGCAGTACGGGTGGCTGTGAATGGAAAAGCCGCCTATGACATGCTCAGGGCGGATCCGGTGGATGCGGTGGTGTCCGACGTTCAGATGCCTGAGATGGACGGTTTCCAACTGCTGTCTGCGATGAAGAATCACTCCCGCCTCGCTGATCTGCCCGTCGTGCTGGTCACTTCCCTGAACAGCCGTGAGGATCAGGAGCGCGGTCTGGCCCTGGGTGCCGATGCTTATATCGTGAAGGAGCGCTTCGACCACCGCGAATTGCTTGATACCATACGACAGCTGGTCTGAACCGGCTTTGACCACCTGTCTCCCAACATCCCAACCTCTCCCTGCATTGACGAAAAAGACCACAGTGATGATTGTCGAGGACTCTCCGGTGATCAGCATGTTCCTGGAGCACATCATCAGTCAGGATCCCCGGCTCCAGGTGGTCGCATCGGTCAGGAGTGGAGAGGAGGCCCTCGCGGTGCTGGATCGCGTGAATCCGGACGTGATCTCACTGGACATCCGCCTGCCGGGAATGAATGGCCTGGAGGTGACCCGCCGCATCATGTCGGAGCACCCGACACCCATCGTGGTTGTTTCCTCAAGTGTGGAAGATGAAGAGCTCAACATCTCCATGAATGCGTTGCGGATTGGGGCGCTTTCCGTCGTGCAAAAGCCGGTGGGCATGAGCCATCACGACTACGCCGACCTGGCTGCGACGCTGTGCACGAAGCTTTTCATCATGAGCCAGGTGCGCGTGATCCGGCAGCGGTATCGAGTCACCTGGCCAGGGATGCCCGTGCCCTCCCCGGCGACGATGGTTCCTCTGCCGAAAGCGGGGCGCTGGCGGCCGACTGTGATTGGCATGGTGGCCTCCACGGGAGGCCCGAGTGCGCTGGTCCGGGTTCTCGGGGATCTTTCTCCTGCGGTCAAACAACCGATCGTGGTGGTGCAACACATCACTCCGGGTTTTGTGCGCGGGTTTGTAAACTGGCTGAATGATGTGCTGCCTGACCGGGTGGTGATCGAAGGAATGGCCCAGATGCCGCTGGAAGAAGGCATGGTCTATGTGGCTCCTGCGGACCGGCATGCGGTGTGTGTGCCAGGCATGCGCCTCGGGCTGCTGGACACACCCGCTGTCTGTGCGCAGAAGCCTTCCGGGACGGTCTTGTTTCGATCCATGAGCCAGGTCCATGGTGCAAAGGCGCTTGGTGTGCTGCTCACGGGGATGGGGGAGGACGGCGCGGTGGGGTTAAAGGAAATGTGTGACTCCGGTGGGCTTACCTTTGCGGAGCATGAGTCCAGCGCCGTGGTGTACGGCATGCCGGGTGCGGCGGTGCGCCTGGGGGCGGCCCGCGAAGTATTGCCGGTTTCGGAAATCGGACCACGGCTCAATGTGGTCTGTCAGAGCGGGGAGGTTTCCCATGCCTGAGCATCGCAGCCATATCGTCCTGGTGGAGGATTCTGCCAGCCAGGCACTCAAACTGATTTCCCTGCTGGAAGCTGAAGGCTGGTTGGTGACCTGGGTTTCCACCGCGGAGGAGGCCTTTATTACGCTGCGCGACAAGCGGCCAGATCTGGTGCTGCTGGACTACTATCTGCCCGGCATGCGGGGGGATGAGGTCTGCCGTCGCATCAGAATGCATGTGGACAGCCGCAGTCTTCCGATCGTGATCCTCACAGCCCAGGAGGACAAGGAACTGCAAGGGTTGGACAGCGGCGCTGATGATTTCATTCTCAAGTCAGGCAATCCGGAGTATCTGCTGCTAAGGGTCCGGACGCTTCTGCAAAAGGCACGCCCTGAGGGGCGCATCTTTGCCGGGGGTGACACCGGCTTCCGGACGGCCCGCTTGCTGGCCATCGATGACAGCCCCACCTTCCTGGAACATCTGAGGGGTGAGCTGGAGCGGGAGGGATACAAGGTGGACACTGCACTGGATCCCCTGACCAGCCTGGACTTGGTGAGGAAGAACAAGTACGACGGCGTCATCATCGATCTCCTCATGCCCAAGATGGATGGGTTCGAGGTCTGTCGCAGAATCAATGAGCTGCGCCACCAGTTGGAGGTGCCGCTCATTACGATCGTGCTGACCGGAGCGGAGTCCCGGGACAACCTCTTTCGTGCCCTGGAGGCAGGGGCTGACGACTTTGTGGGCAAGTCAGGCGACTACGCAATCCTCAAGGGGCGGATACGGGCTCTGCTAAGACGGAAGTTTTATGAGGAGGAAAACTCACGCATCCTTCATGAATTCCGTGCCCGGGAACTGGAGGCGGCGCGGGAACGCGTGGCCAAGGAGGCCGCAGAAGCCCGGGCGGCCCTTGTTGAAGAACTACAGCAACGGGAGGAGGAGCTGCGCAGTTCCAGGGAAGAACTGAAGAGAGCCAACGAGGCGAAGGACCAGTTTCTGGCGGTGTTGAGCCACGAGCTGCGCACACCGCTCAGCCCGGTGCTGGCAGTCGTGGCAGAGTGGTGTGACCGCCCCCAGGTGCCTGAGGAACTGCGACGTGACCTTCAGATGGTGAAGCGTAATATAGACCTGGAGGCGAGGCTGATCGACGATCTTCTGGACCTGACCCGGATCATTAAAGGCAAGATGGAGATGCGGGATGATGAGGTGGATCTGCGCGAACTGTTGAGCCACGCCGTGGAGATATGCCGTGAGTCTCGCACGGGACTGGACCGCATTGTCACTCATGATACTGCTGCACAGACCCGGGTGCGAGGGGATGCCATGCGTCTCACTCAGGTGTTGTGGAATCTTCTGCGCAATGCCGTGAAGTTCACTCCAGAGGACGGCACGGTTCGTGTGAGTCTGAAGTCCGTAGCATCCGGGACCGCTGGAGGTGATGCTGTTGTGATCGAGGTGGCAGACAATGGCATCGGCATCGCTGCGGAAGACATTGGCAGAATTTTCGACGCCTTTGATCAGGGTAATCGGACGGTGACCCGGCAGTTTGGTGGTCTGGGGCTGGGGCTGGCCATCAGCAAGGCCATCGTTGAGTTGCATCACGGCACTCTCACGGCGGCAAGTGCAGGCCGGGATATGGGGGCGACCTTCACCCTTACGCTTCCCCTGTTTAAAGGGCATGCCGTCTCCGATCTGGTGCTGCCCGCCTGCCAGCCTTCATCAGCACCCGTTGCAACTTCTGCGAAGCCCGCTGGATTGCGCATTTTGCTTGTCGAGGATCATGAGGACACGCGGGAAGTCATGCGACAGCTCTTGCAGCGGCGTGGGCATGTGGTTCTTGTGGCTCGCAGTGTGGCCACGGCACTGGCGGTATTGGAAGATGGTGAGCCTGTGGATCTGCTGATCAGCGATTTGGGACTCCCCGATGGGAGTGGGTTGGACCTCATGAAATCCATCCGGGCCCGGCTGCCGCTCCGTGCAATTGCCCTAAGCGGTTACGGGATGGAGGATGATCACCGCCGGTCTCGTGAGGCGGGGTTTCAGGAACACCTGGTCAAGCCAGTGAATTTTTCCGATCTGCTGAAGGCGATCGACCGGCTGCGATAACAGGTGAGGCGCAGCCAGATAAAATAAAAAGCGGCCGGGGATGGCCCGGCCGCTGAATGAAAAAACGATGCTACGATCCGCAGTCGGGATCAAGAGAGGGAGGCGAGGGCGGCCTTCACTGCTTCAAAGTTGGGCAGCTCTTTTGGGGAAGGCGTCTGCTCCGAGTACTGGATCACTCCATCTTTGTCGATGACGAAGGCGGAGCGTGCAGAGGTGTCGCCGATGCCAGCCAGTCCCGGGAAAAGAACGTCGTATGCCTTGGTGGTTTCCTTGTTGAGGTCGCTCACCAGCGTGATGCTGATTTTCTCCTTCTGGGCCCAGGCTTCTTGGGCAAAGGGGCTGTCCACGCTCACGGCGATGACGTCGGCATTGAGATCACCATAGCTGCCGAGGCCCGCAGTGATGTCACACAATTCCTGGGTGCAGACGCCGGTGAATGCGAGAGGGAAGAAGAGCAGCACGGTGTTCTTGCTGCCAAAATTGGCGCTCAAAGTTACATCTTTGAGACCATCGGCGGTCTTGCTCTTGAGCGTGAAATCCGGGGCGAGGGTACCGACTGCGAGAGGCATGAGAAGAGGGAGAGTTGGGATTCAGGTTTACGGTCATGACGCCGGGCGTCCGACTTGGCCGATTGTAGGCGGTCCGGTGACGGGGTCAACAAATCAACTCGTCAGCTCGCACCTTGACTTGATTCCGAAGCGTCACGAGGGGAACGTCGTACGTTTCCTTCTTGAACTGTCTATGTCCGAAGCTGCGCTCAATCCTTTCCAAAGCATCACTGATCACATCCGGCACCGTCGTTCCGTCAAACCAGCGGACATGGATCCCGGTCGGCCGGTGGGGCGGGGGCTCTTGGAGGCATTGATGGAGAATGCGAACCAGGCACCCACGCATGGGATGACGGAGCCCTGGAGGTTTCATGTCATACAGGGAGCCGCCCGCGCTGATCTCGCCACGTGCATGCAGGCTGTTTACCGGGAGATCATGCCCGCTTTGGAGTTTCGGGAGGACAAATACCGGAAAATAACGGAGAGCACCCAACTTGCGCCTGTCATCATCGCTATCGTCATGGCCCGTCGAGGGGGGGCTAAAATACCGGAGCTGGAGGAAATTGAGGCTGTCGCCTGTGCGGTGCAGAATCTGCATCTGAGTGCCAGTGCTGCGGGTCTGGCGGGCTATTGGTCCACCCCGGCCTTAGTGTATGAGCGGCAATTTGCCGACTGGTTGCAGTTGGGACCTGATGACCGTTGCTTGGGCCTGTTCTATCTGGGCTGGCCCAAGCCGGGGTTTGTGTGGCCGGAAGGTCGTCGCAGTCCTGTGCAAGGCAAGATCACCTGGCATGGAGAGGCCACCGTAGAATGAGCTGGTGGCATGATATGGTGAATTGGTTTCAGGGCCTGGAGATTGGGCACTGGATGGTGTGGTGCCTCACCGTGGTGCTGATGCTGGTCGGCATTCTGGGTACGGTGGTGCCCATGTTACCCGGCCCAGTGCTCCTCTTTGTCGCCGGTGGACTGCACACGCTGCTGATGCCGGAGCACGGGATGAGTCTCTGGGGCCTGGGCATCATGGCGCTATTGCTAGCGGGCACGTTTGCCGTGGATTTTCTCAGCGGAGCAGTTGGCTCCAAATGGTTTGGAGGCAGCCGCTGGGGATTCTGGGGCGTCTTGGTCGGCGGGATCGCAGGCCTGTTTTTTGGGCCATTGGGATTGATCTTTGGCCCTCTCATCGGTGGCTTTGCCTTTGAGGTTTTCTTTGCAAAAAAGAAATTCAACCCCGCCATGAAGGCGACATGGGGCACGGTGGTGGGGACTACCATGGGTATGGTGCTCAAGCTGGGGCTGAGCATCGCCATGGTGGTGTGCTTCCTGGTGGACGTGTTCTGGTGGTGACAACTGGCATGGGAATGCCAGTCGCCAGACTCATGAACCCCAGAGGGGGGCGAGCGCCACTTACCGGGGCTTCTTCAAGTGCCAGGAAGTGGACTGCTCATAGGCATGGGCAGCGCGGAGTAGGGTGACCTCGTCCAGTGCCCGGCCGACCATCTGGAGCCCTACGGGCAACGCGGTGCCGCCATCTTCCACGAACCCGCACGGTACGCTGATGCCGGGGAGTCCGGCAAGGTTGGCAGGGATGGTGAAGAGGTCTGCCAGGTAGATGGAGAGCGGATCATCGCTGTGGGCACCGAGCTTGAATGGAAGCTCGGGAGTGGTGGGGGAGAGAACGATGTCCACCTTCTTGAACGCCTCGTCGAAGTCCTTGCGAATAAGGGTGCGGGCCTTCTGAGCCTTCACGTAGTACGCATCGTAATACCCCGAACTCAGCACATAGGTGCCGAGCAAGATGCGTCGCTTCACCTCGGGGCCAAAGCCCTCAGCACGTGTCGTGAGATAATGATCCAGTACGTCTGTAGTGTTCTCTGCACGGTGGCCGTAGCGAACACCGTCGAAACGCGAGAGGTTCGTGGAGGCCTCGGCTGGTGCGATGACATAATAAGTGGCAATCCCCACGTCCGTGTGAGGGAGGCTGATTTCTTCCACGATGCCGCCCAAGCCTTGAATATGAGTGATGGCGGTCTCGACCGCGCTGCGGATGCGGGCGTCCACTCCATCGACGAGGTATTCCTTGGGAAGGCCAAAGCGCAATCCTTTGATGTCCTGCCCCAGACCGGTGGTAAAGTCGGGCACGGTCGCGTCAAGCGAGGTGCTGTCACGCCCGTCTTTGCCACAGAGATGATTGAGGACCAGGGCGGCGTCTTCGACGGTCTTGGTGATGGGGCCAATCTGGTCGAGCGATGAGGCAAAGGCCACGAGACCGTAGCGGGATACGCGGCCGTAGGTGGGCTTCAGCCCCACGCATCCGCAGAACGCCGAGGGTTGTCGGATGGAGCCGCCTGTGTCTGAGCCCAGGGCAGCGATGGCAATGTCGCCACCCACCGCGGACGCGGATCCGCCGCTGGACCCGCCGGGCACGCGTTCTGTGTCCCACGGGTTCCGGCTTGCGAAGAAGGCGGAGTTCTCGGTGGAGGAGCCCATGGCGAACTCGTCCATGTTCAGCCTGCCCAAGGTCAGAGCACCCGCTGCATGCAGCTGGTTCACGCAGGTGGCGTTGTACGGTGAGGTGTAGTTTTCAGCAAGGAACTTGGAGGCGCAGGTGCAGGGTGCCCCTTTGACATTGATGTTGTCCTTGATCCCGATGGGGATGCCTCCCAGTGGCTTGCTGATGTCCGCATTCGCCGCGTCCGCCAAGGCACGCTCGGCATCCACAGAGAGGTAAGCCTTGAGCGTAGGATCCTGTTTCTCAATAGAGGCCAGCACATCCTTGACGATGTCCGTAGGGGTGATCTCCTTGCTGAGAAGTTGCTTGCGGAGGGAGGCGATGGATTGAGCGGCGAGGGACACGGGAGAAAAACGAAAGGCAGGGTGCGAGGTGGCAGGGGCGAATAGGGTTGTCGCGGGCTATTCCACGACCCGGGAGATCAGGAACTGCCCGGCGGTTTTTCGGGGGGCGTTGGCCAGAGCCTCAGCACGGTCCAGCCCTTCCACGGGCACATCTTCACGCCAGACGTCATAGATCGGCGTGGCGTGTGCGGTCAATTCGACACCCGACAGGTCATGGCCTTCCAGAGTCTCCATATAGTCCAGCACCTTGGCGAGCTGCGCCTCGTACTTTACCGCCTCTTGGTCGGTCAGCTTGAGACGGGCGAGCTTTGCGGTGTGTTGAATGTCGATGTGATGGGCCATGCCCCCCTAATGGAAAGGCGGAGGCGGCAAAGTCAAGCCTCTGGGATATGTGGGAAGGAAAATGGGCGGAGGCTCTGGAGGCCATGGCCGGGCACAAAAAAAGCGGGGCCGCATGACGCGAGCCCCGCAAAAGGATCAAGAGGCTGGGGGGACTAGAAGCCGCCCTGGGTGCGCATCCACCACTGGTAGAGCCACGCACAGGCTCCGATCAGGATGATCGCCGTAACGGCGAACTCCGCCCACTGCACCATCGTCTTGCGGTTGCGGGCGCGGGTCTGCGCCAGCGTGAGCCGACGTTCGCCTTGGGCAAATCCACGGCGGGCGGCAGGCTCAGGAGGCAGGGTGTCCCGGTACTTGATGCGGCGCTCCTGGGCCTGACGGGAGGCTGACACAATGTCCATTTCCACCCGGAGGATCCGGGTCTGCAGGTCATCGGTCTTTTCCTTGAGGGTGCGGGTGCTGGCGGCCTTGTCCTGCTTCGTCAGAGACTTGGCAGTCTTGGCGGAGGGCTTGCGTACACGTACGTTGCTGGACATGGGAGTGCGGCTTGGGGTTAGAGGAACAACTTAGCCAGCAGCATGAGCAGGGCTATGCCTGCAAGAAGCGGGAGGGTGAAGGCGAATCCGGCGCGAAGCCAGCTCTGGAAATCCTGCGGGAGTGCCCCGCCGCCCAGTTGTGAGTTGACGAGGAACGAGGCCTGGCTGCCCTCAGGCAGCACGGTGGCCAGACGACGGCTCGCCTTGCCAAATTCGTTCTCGGCATCTTCAACCGCACCAATGGCGCGATCGAGCTCTTCGTTGAGGTCGCAACGCTTCCAGGTCTCGGGGCGGATGGTGCGGAGGGCTTCGAGGTGGTGCTCAAAGGACTCACGTGCCACCGAGATCTCCTCGATGATTTTTTGCGCGTTGTAGAGCTCGCGCTCAAGGCGGGCAAGGTTCCGGGAAACTTTTTCGGTGATTTCACGCCGGCCCGTGGTGAAGCGTTCTTCCTTGAGACGCTGGGCCTCCAGTTCCTGCGCTTCGCGCTGGGTGCGATCAAGCTCCTGGCGGAGCTTCAGCAGAGATTCCTGCTTGCTCTTGAGCTCACTGAACGGGTCATCGCTGACGGAGGAGGTGGGAGCGCTGTGGCTCACCATCTGGCTGTGGCCATTCGGCTTGGCAGCGTAGTCACTGAAGTCATCCGACTCCTCGAAGCGAAGCACCGGTGCTTCCCTGTCATAGTACATCGAACTTGTAGCGGCTTTAGGCATGACAGACGAGTTTGGTTTACCCGTCTAAGTATTACAGCTCTCCTAAGTTTGCGAGGGTTTTCGTGCGGCGAAGGGCGAAATAGTATGGAATTCCACCAATAAGTACTGTTAATATGAACAGTGCTCCAATGGCCGATGCTTCTAATCCATAAATATTTTCCAGAGGCATGGGAGAAGCCGCCCTGCGACTGATCACAGTGGGGACTATGAGCACCGTCATGGCGATGGCAATGTAGAAGAAGCTGGCCACCAGACAAAGGGTGCCGCCGAAGCTGGACACGATCTTGGCAGAGTTCGTCTCCCTTAGATTAGGCAGCAGGGTGCCCAGAGAGAGGGCAAGGGCATTGAGACCGACGGTCATGAGGACGATGGCGGATACAAAGAACACGGCGCGATGCAGAGGCAGCTTCAAGCTGAAGCATGACACTACCACCAGCAGGGTGGTGAGCGGTGTGGAAGCGGCGAGATTGAGCCACAGCTTTTGCTGGATCACGCGGGTGAGAGGAAAAGGGGCAAGGCCCAGTATCCAAAGACGCTGCCCCTCCAGGCTGAACTGGGGGAAGACAAAACGCGTCGTGAGGGTGGACATGGCGAGGCAGCACACCGTGAGGTTGAGGTGGCTGATGATGGCGCTCCAGGTGGGGTCCTTGTAATTGTAGCCCAGGTTGCGCAGGTTCGAGGTATAAAGCAAGAGCAGGCCGAAGATGAGCGTGCACTGGCCCCACTGCATGGGTTCGCGGAGAAACGTAAGGGCATCCTTGCCCACCAGGGCCAGGGTGCTGCGGCGGAAGGGGGTCACTCTGCGCAGCAGGAACTCGGGCCGGGTGTTGTGGTTGGCAAACACCGCCTGACCGTTGGCGATGTTGCGCAGCTCCGAGTGCTGAAGTGCGCGGTTCCAGGAGGGGTAAAAGTAACGGTTGGCGACCAGGGCGGTGAGGATCCATGCGGCCATGGCATTGCTCAGCAACAACAGGGTGAAGAACATTGCCCGGCCCGGGAGCTCGCGTCCAGAGGCGATCACCACCTCGGCCACCCATGAGCTTGGGAGGAGAGGATGGGTGCAGATTTGCGTGTGCCCGAGGATCTGTCGCACGTTGGTGGCCACGTCGCTGGAGACAAACTGCCCCGTCTGGCTGTCGCGAATCTGCCAGATGATGTAAACCACCATGCCCAAGACCAGAGTGCCTCCCACCTTCAGCCACCAAGGGCGGTAAAACTTGACCACCATGAGCAGAAACCAGGTGCTGACATTGGAGGCGAGGGCGATGAGGCACACGACGGCTGCCAGACTGGAGATGTAAAAGAACGGGCCGGCTTCAAAAATCCTGCCAAACCCTGCCAAAATGGGAGCGCTCAACAGAATGAGGCCCCAGCTGGAAATGAGCAGACCCTCAATGGTCTTCCAGATCACGATGCTGCCATGAGGCATGGGCAGGCTCAGGTGCCAGCCCGTCTCCTGGCGGCGGAAAAGACTGATCCCTGTGATGGCCGCGTTGGACATGACCAGCATCAGGAAAAAGAAGAAAAACAGCAGGTAGAGCATTCGTTCGGTAAGGAGCGGCCCCAGTAGGGGGAGGGCATGAACAAAGCTGAGGCCCCGGTTCACCAGCAGGTAGGCTGCTGTCATGTACAGCAACATGAAGGCTGAAATGGTGAGCGTCATGAGTCGCTTCTCGCCTAAATCTTCTCTCAGGCGGTGTCTCAGGGCTGAGAGATGGGCACGGGCTTGGGCAAGGATCGCCTTGGCGTGGGTCATTTGTCAGTATTGTCAGCTGTCGCCCCCCGCGGGATCAAGTAAAAGTCCCGGTAGCAGTGCGCCCAAATGGCATTTTTCGGCCATGGACCGGATTTTCTTGATTTGAGCGGATCTTTTAGCCAAAAATGAGCGCTTCGACCTCATGCGGGTCTGAATCGCACTCTTCATTCAA contains these protein-coding regions:
- a CDS encoding putative ABC transporter permease subunit yields the protein MTLTISAFMLLYMTAAYLLVNRGLSFVHALPLLGPLLTERMLYLLFFFFFLMLVMSNAAITGISLFRRQETGWHLSLPMPHGSIVIWKTIEGLLISSWGLILLSAPILAGFGRIFEAGPFFYISSLAAVVCLIALASNVSTWFLLMVVKFYRPWWLKVGGTLVLGMVVYIIWQIRDSQTGQFVSSDVATNVRQILGHTQICTHPLLPSSWVAEVVIASGRELPGRAMFFTLLLLSNAMAAWILTALVANRYFYPSWNRALQHSELRNIANGQAVFANHNTRPEFLLRRVTPFRRSTLALVGKDALTFLREPMQWGQCTLIFGLLLLYTSNLRNLGYNYKDPTWSAIISHLNLTVCCLAMSTLTTRFVFPQFSLEGQRLWILGLAPFPLTRVIQQKLWLNLAASTPLTTLLVVVSCFSLKLPLHRAVFFVSAIVLMTVGLNALALSLGTLLPNLRETNSAKIVSSFGGTLCLVASFFYIAIAMTVLIVPTVISRRAASPMPLENIYGLEASAIGALFILTVLIGGIPYYFALRRTKTLANLGEL